Proteins encoded by one window of Emticicia oligotrophica DSM 17448:
- a CDS encoding DUF1553 domain-containing protein codes for MKKYLLLLVACIYLWSFKPSGHQLSAPPKLPEDVAIAYKNLPTTLDYNLHVKPILSDKCFACHGPDKAKQKAGLRLDLAEAAYAQLPESPGKVAISPKNLKKSEVFHRIVSNDPTYVMPTPKSHLSLSAYEKAVIIKWIENGAVYQPHWAFVKPQKRAIPSLKNTLAFSPINQIDNFIFSRLEQEGLSASKEASKEILLRRLSFDLTGLPPTLEEIDAFLDDNSPNAYEKQVDRLLNSPHYGEKMSTDWLDLARFADSHGYTVDRLRDMSPYRDWVIRAFNENMPYSNFIHQQLAGDLFPSPTKDMLIATAFNRNHPQNLEGGIVEEEFQTEYVMDRTNTFGDAFLAMSVGCARCHDHKYDPISQKNYYELFSFFNNIREAGQISWNDDLPTPTLLLPTAEQEKVVDFIKNSIAEQEQKVIEAKNSATTDFEKWLENKEYQSLLNNALPQANLQGFYTFEDSLRNSVNPKQKGVMRRDAGTLDKPTFEQTTKGQVLLLDGDVYADLKDVGVFRKSEAFTVGMWAYIPKEMKDGVIFHKSNAERLYNFKGYHLFLRNNKLEITMAHTAPSNAITKLSLKDAPRDKWLHLCMTHDGSAKANGFKLYLDGEEMTMETVIDQLYKDIIFYSKSEPALQIGGWWRGLGFKGGKVDDAIVYSRALTPFEIKILAKKADWGNISNKSSSELNPQEKAILKEYYLSAINPTVLSAQKELQKLRTALSDSSEKIAEIMIMQEMPKPKVTHLLHRGQYDALGEEVKPNTPKDILSFPANLPKNRLGLAQWLTDENNPLTARVAVNRFWQNFFGTGIVKTTEDFGNQGEMPSHPELLDWLALNFQKDWDVKKLNKLIVMSATYRQDSKVSREVRERDPENRLLSHGPSNRLSAEMLRDNALAVSGLLNKKIGGKSIKPYQPDGLWEINNTQYTQDSGDAIYRRSLYIVVKRSVPNPTLGTFDAPSRSYCVVRRQKTNTPLQALVTLNDPTFVEAAKVIGEAMAKEADTRKAIITVYRKLSGKTPSERELDLLLSLQKSEYEEFKQNPDKTKGWLKTGLYKIDPALEAASVAANAVVASTILNSDATLTKR; via the coding sequence CCGCCCCCCCTAAATTACCTGAAGATGTAGCCATTGCCTATAAAAACTTACCTACAACCTTAGACTATAATCTTCATGTAAAACCAATTTTATCAGATAAATGCTTTGCTTGCCACGGCCCAGACAAAGCCAAACAAAAAGCAGGCCTTCGATTAGACTTAGCAGAAGCTGCTTACGCCCAACTTCCCGAAAGCCCAGGGAAAGTGGCAATTTCGCCCAAAAATTTAAAGAAAAGTGAGGTTTTTCATAGAATAGTCTCGAATGACCCAACTTACGTGATGCCTACACCCAAATCACATTTGAGCTTATCGGCCTACGAAAAAGCGGTTATCATCAAATGGATTGAAAATGGTGCAGTTTATCAACCTCATTGGGCTTTCGTGAAACCACAAAAAAGAGCAATTCCTTCTCTTAAAAATACGCTTGCTTTTTCTCCCATTAATCAAATTGATAATTTTATTTTCAGTCGCTTAGAACAAGAAGGTTTGTCGGCCTCAAAAGAGGCTTCAAAGGAAATTTTGCTGCGTCGTTTGTCTTTTGATTTAACTGGCCTGCCCCCAACTCTCGAAGAAATTGATGCTTTTTTGGATGATAATAGCCCCAATGCCTACGAAAAACAAGTAGATAGGTTACTAAATTCGCCACATTATGGTGAAAAAATGTCCACTGATTGGCTTGATTTAGCTCGCTTTGCCGATTCTCATGGTTATACTGTTGACCGACTTCGAGATATGTCGCCCTATCGAGATTGGGTAATTCGGGCTTTCAACGAAAACATGCCTTATAGCAATTTTATCCACCAACAACTGGCTGGCGATTTGTTTCCATCACCCACCAAAGATATGCTCATTGCTACGGCTTTCAATCGAAATCATCCGCAAAATTTGGAAGGAGGTATTGTAGAAGAAGAATTTCAAACCGAATATGTCATGGACAGAACCAATACTTTTGGTGATGCTTTCTTGGCGATGTCGGTTGGTTGTGCCCGATGCCACGACCATAAATATGACCCAATTTCACAGAAAAATTATTACGAATTATTCAGTTTCTTTAATAATATAAGAGAAGCTGGTCAGATTTCGTGGAATGATGACCTACCCACTCCTACCCTACTTTTACCGACTGCTGAGCAAGAAAAAGTAGTAGATTTCATTAAAAATTCCATTGCAGAACAAGAACAAAAAGTAATTGAAGCGAAAAATTCAGCTACAACAGATTTTGAAAAATGGTTAGAAAATAAAGAATATCAATCACTATTAAACAATGCTTTGCCACAAGCTAACTTACAAGGATTTTATACCTTTGAAGATTCACTTCGAAACAGTGTAAATCCTAAACAAAAAGGCGTGATGCGACGTGATGCCGGAACTCTTGATAAACCTACTTTCGAGCAAACCACCAAGGGTCAAGTGCTGCTTTTAGATGGCGATGTCTATGCCGATTTAAAAGATGTAGGTGTTTTTCGAAAGTCTGAGGCTTTTACGGTTGGTATGTGGGCCTACATTCCAAAGGAAATGAAAGATGGTGTGATTTTCCATAAAAGCAATGCCGAGCGTTTGTATAATTTCAAGGGCTACCACTTATTTCTACGAAATAATAAGTTAGAAATTACGATGGCTCACACCGCTCCTTCAAATGCCATTACAAAATTAAGTTTGAAAGACGCTCCTCGTGATAAATGGCTGCATTTGTGCATGACCCACGATGGCTCTGCCAAAGCCAACGGTTTCAAACTCTATCTTGATGGAGAAGAAATGACCATGGAAACCGTCATCGACCAATTATATAAAGACATTATTTTTTACTCAAAATCAGAGCCAGCATTGCAGATTGGCGGCTGGTGGCGTGGATTGGGTTTTAAAGGAGGAAAAGTTGACGATGCCATAGTTTACAGCCGAGCTTTAACGCCATTTGAAATAAAAATCTTAGCCAAAAAGGCTGATTGGGGCAATATTTCGAATAAATCTTCAAGTGAATTAAACCCCCAAGAAAAAGCGATTTTGAAAGAATATTATCTTTCGGCCATCAATCCAACAGTTTTATCGGCACAAAAAGAATTACAAAAGCTCCGAACGGCTTTATCTGATTCGAGCGAAAAAATTGCCGAAATTATGATTATGCAAGAAATGCCTAAACCAAAGGTTACTCACTTGCTACATCGTGGACAATATGATGCTTTGGGTGAAGAAGTAAAACCTAATACCCCGAAAGATATTCTATCATTTCCTGCCAATTTACCTAAAAATAGACTTGGTTTGGCTCAATGGCTTACCGATGAAAATAATCCGCTTACTGCAAGAGTAGCAGTAAACCGATTCTGGCAAAATTTCTTCGGTACAGGCATTGTAAAAACGACTGAAGATTTTGGGAATCAAGGCGAAATGCCGAGCCACCCCGAATTACTTGATTGGTTGGCTCTAAATTTTCAAAAAGATTGGGATGTAAAGAAACTCAATAAACTCATTGTTATGTCAGCCACGTATCGACAAGATTCAAAAGTAAGCAGAGAAGTTCGAGAACGTGACCCCGAAAATCGTTTGCTTTCACACGGGCCAAGCAATCGACTTTCTGCCGAAATGCTTCGTGATAATGCATTGGCAGTCAGTGGTTTATTGAATAAGAAAATTGGTGGTAAAAGCATCAAACCTTATCAACCCGATGGCCTTTGGGAAATCAATAATACCCAATATACCCAAGATTCGGGTGATGCTATTTATCGACGTAGCCTTTATATAGTTGTGAAGCGTTCTGTACCCAATCCGACTTTGGGAACATTCGATGCTCCTTCTCGCAGCTATTGTGTGGTTCGTCGACAAAAAACCAATACGCCTTTGCAAGCCCTCGTGACGCTCAACGACCCAACTTTTGTTGAAGCGGCTAAAGTGATAGGCGAAGCCATGGCCAAAGAAGCCGATACCCGAAAAGCGATTATTACTGTTTATAGGAAACTTAGTGGTAAAACTCCTTCTGAACGAGAGTTGGACTTACTCTTATCATTGCAAAAATCTGAATATGAGGAGTTTAAACAAAATCCTGATAAAACCAAAGGTTGGCTAAAAACTGGACTTTATAAAATTGACCCAGCTTTAGAAGCCGCCTCAGTAGCCGCCAATGCCGTAGTAGCAAGCACGATTTTAAACTCAGATGCAACCCTTACCAAAAGATAA
- a CDS encoding DUF1501 domain-containing protein, with product MQPLPKDKMAHHDDTFKLHSPEFSALNRKLDRRNFLLRSASGLGAMALSSLISSNARGNTLEEQIMKALPSIAPKAKRVVYLFMSGGPSQFETFDYKPKLANLFGQGLPDSVRKGQRLTGMSANQAVLPLVPSAYKFNQYGKTKTWVSDLLPYTAQVVDDLCIVKSMFTEQINHDPAITFFQTGHQLPGRPSIGSWMSYGLGSENQNLPAFIVLVSKDASKDQPLYARLWGNGFLSSEHQGVQFRSGKDPVLFLNNPEGYDGQDRQQMLEYLTKLNQLQNETWGDPEVDARIAQYEMAYRMQTSVPEVMDTSKEPDEVFELYGEGSRDKGTYAANCLLARKLLEKDVRFVQLYHQGWDHHGSLPKGMAHQCKQTDKATAALIIDLKRRGLLEDTLVVWGGEFGRTVYSQGKLTKDDYGRDHHPRCFTMWMAGAGVKSGFSYGETDDFSYNIIKNPVHVHDFQATLLHLMGIDHEQLTYKYQGRRFRLTDVHGQVIKGILA from the coding sequence ATGCAACCCTTACCAAAAGATAAAATGGCACACCACGACGATACTTTCAAACTTCATTCTCCTGAGTTTTCGGCATTGAATCGAAAGCTCGACCGACGTAATTTTTTACTCCGTTCGGCCTCAGGTTTGGGTGCAATGGCTTTGAGTAGTTTGATTAGTTCAAACGCAAGAGGAAATACACTCGAAGAGCAAATCATGAAAGCTTTGCCCAGTATTGCACCAAAAGCCAAACGAGTGGTTTATCTCTTTATGAGTGGAGGGCCTTCACAATTTGAAACTTTCGATTATAAACCAAAACTCGCTAATCTTTTTGGTCAAGGCTTACCCGATTCGGTTAGAAAAGGGCAAAGACTTACAGGTATGAGTGCCAATCAAGCGGTTTTACCGCTTGTTCCGTCGGCCTATAAATTTAATCAATACGGAAAAACTAAGACTTGGGTAAGTGATTTGCTACCTTACACGGCTCAAGTAGTCGATGATTTGTGTATCGTAAAATCTATGTTTACTGAGCAAATCAATCATGACCCCGCCATAACATTTTTTCAAACTGGACATCAATTGCCAGGTCGCCCTTCTATCGGCTCTTGGATGAGCTACGGTTTGGGTTCTGAAAATCAAAATCTGCCTGCGTTTATTGTTTTGGTTTCAAAAGATGCCTCGAAAGACCAGCCACTTTATGCTCGTTTGTGGGGCAATGGCTTCCTATCTTCTGAGCATCAAGGAGTGCAATTCCGCTCAGGTAAAGACCCTGTTTTATTTCTTAATAATCCCGAAGGTTATGACGGCCAAGACCGCCAACAAATGTTGGAATATTTGACCAAACTCAACCAATTGCAAAATGAAACTTGGGGTGACCCCGAAGTAGATGCCCGAATCGCACAGTACGAGATGGCGTATCGGATGCAGACCTCTGTTCCCGAAGTAATGGATACTTCTAAAGAACCCGATGAAGTTTTTGAGCTTTACGGAGAAGGTAGCCGAGATAAAGGAACGTATGCCGCCAATTGCCTTTTAGCTCGGAAATTACTCGAAAAAGACGTCAGATTTGTGCAGCTTTATCATCAAGGCTGGGACCATCACGGCTCCCTACCCAAAGGAATGGCTCACCAATGCAAGCAAACTGATAAAGCCACCGCCGCCTTGATTATTGATTTGAAAAGAAGAGGTTTACTGGAAGATACTTTGGTGGTTTGGGGTGGAGAATTTGGCAGAACAGTTTATTCGCAAGGTAAACTCACCAAAGATGATTATGGCCGAGACCACCACCCAAGATGCTTTACGATGTGGATGGCAGGTGCGGGTGTAAAATCGGGGTTTAGCTACGGCGAAACCGATGATTTTAGCTATAATATCATCAAAAACCCAGTGCATGTGCACGATTTTCAAGCAACTTTATTACATTTAATGGGAATCGACCATGAACAACTGACTTATAAGTACCAAGGTAGGCGTTTTAGATTAACCGATGTGCATGGACAAGTGATTAAAGGAATTTTGGCTTAA
- a CDS encoding carboxypeptidase-like regulatory domain-containing protein, whose translation MNLLFRSNLFKLCYFFLLSSNLFAQTFSIKGVVRDAKTSEIVPFANVFVANTTKGTSSNEKGEYTLSKIPFGTVIVSVSMVGYAPARQTIRIETEGTKEVDFTINPIEQELSEVKVSANRDKTWEKQFQRFSKSILGDSPLSKLCNIKNNYLIDFEDTKGTLKATAKQPIEIENLALGYRMFFTLTNFILANEEIQYQGYARFEELKPVSEKEASKWKQNRLMAFEGSDRHLFWALAQRKLKTEGYEAFVDAAGFNPANRTANFYGQLGKSILAYPLDSIVRKGKIATEYRIRFPKRIELHFASPYYNGQFYRDDTRMISWIESLKDLDFNDRGIIQNPKDLVISGFMSSKRLAEMLPLDYLPNENVEREIPKEKINVSLDSTTQRSIWRLQERVQLISNKAYYHPNENLWFAGRMHYADATMSDSISKVVYVEWISPQNELIARQKHHVDSLQFKGMIALPNDLALGNYRIRAYTQWMRNFGDSCFYEQIIPIISPRQYVVSAQNFPPKTYFKITTDKKAYQKREKINVKIEGIESKNFCISVTDTMAVRSCNTLVSSNSSFLPATSFKTIPEFKFLAETGLKLSGKVLDKNNKPTLANIIFYFGQNQYPLTTQTDAEGHFSVSGIQLSDTTDISYQATDLKGKLLEKVLFDVEDFPTIKPSNIKLNFIVKDLPSAVLIENNIDIPKDAIALEEVSVTTKRTEKQFVSKPLYGNPDFTVFSKEISPALSGMNPVLALQGKVPGLQVVLAADGIIRVRMRAGQNSIEGDSAPLYLIDGFPVENVNSLMNVSMDNIDRIEVLKTARAMFGSRGANGVIAIYTKSSVVKPSERNNNGLKSSTKMLSIVGYKSYKPFFSPNYSSAQAKESNKFDIRTTIFWLPNLTSNTFSFYAADNAGVYRILAKNGEEIAETYVEIR comes from the coding sequence ATGAATTTGCTTTTCCGCTCCAACCTCTTCAAATTGTGTTATTTTTTTCTTTTAAGCTCCAATCTCTTTGCCCAAACATTCAGTATAAAAGGTGTAGTTCGCGATGCCAAAACTTCTGAAATAGTACCTTTTGCCAATGTTTTTGTAGCTAATACTACCAAAGGAACGAGTTCAAACGAAAAAGGAGAATATACCCTTTCAAAAATCCCTTTTGGAACAGTCATCGTATCGGTTTCGATGGTGGGCTATGCTCCCGCTCGCCAAACCATTAGGATTGAAACCGAAGGAACAAAGGAAGTTGACTTTACCATTAATCCGATTGAACAAGAACTCAGTGAAGTAAAGGTTTCGGCCAATAGAGATAAAACTTGGGAAAAACAATTTCAACGTTTTTCGAAAAGTATTTTAGGAGATTCTCCTTTATCTAAGTTATGTAATATCAAAAATAATTACCTGATTGATTTCGAAGACACTAAAGGGACATTAAAAGCCACCGCTAAACAGCCCATCGAAATTGAAAATCTTGCTTTAGGGTATAGAATGTTCTTTACACTAACTAACTTTATTTTAGCCAATGAAGAAATTCAATACCAAGGTTATGCTCGCTTTGAAGAACTCAAACCTGTAAGCGAAAAAGAGGCAAGCAAATGGAAACAAAACCGGTTAATGGCTTTTGAAGGTTCTGACCGGCACTTATTTTGGGCTTTGGCTCAAAGAAAACTAAAAACTGAAGGCTATGAAGCATTTGTCGATGCTGCAGGTTTCAATCCAGCCAACCGAACCGCCAATTTTTATGGCCAATTAGGGAAAAGTATTCTAGCTTACCCCCTCGATTCGATTGTTAGAAAAGGTAAAATAGCTACTGAATATCGAATTAGATTTCCAAAACGTATCGAACTCCATTTTGCTAGTCCTTATTATAATGGTCAGTTTTACCGTGATGATACCCGTATGATTTCGTGGATTGAAAGTTTAAAAGATTTAGATTTTAACGACCGAGGCATCATCCAAAACCCCAAAGATTTGGTTATTTCTGGTTTTATGAGTAGTAAGCGTTTGGCAGAAATGCTTCCGCTTGATTATTTGCCTAATGAAAATGTCGAGCGAGAAATTCCTAAAGAAAAAATCAATGTTTCTCTCGACTCCACCACCCAACGAAGTATTTGGCGTTTGCAAGAACGCGTACAGCTTATCAGTAATAAAGCCTATTATCATCCAAACGAAAATCTTTGGTTTGCGGGAAGAATGCACTACGCAGATGCCACAATGAGCGACTCTATCAGTAAAGTGGTTTATGTAGAATGGATTAGCCCACAAAATGAATTAATTGCTCGACAAAAACACCACGTCGACTCCCTGCAATTTAAAGGAATGATAGCTTTACCCAATGACCTTGCTTTAGGAAATTATCGGATTCGTGCTTATACCCAATGGATGCGTAATTTTGGAGATAGCTGTTTCTATGAGCAAATTATACCGATTATTTCGCCTAGACAATATGTAGTTTCTGCCCAAAACTTCCCACCTAAAACGTATTTTAAGATAACGACCGATAAAAAGGCCTATCAAAAACGTGAAAAAATCAATGTAAAAATTGAAGGAATTGAAAGTAAAAATTTTTGTATCTCAGTTACCGACACCATGGCTGTTCGTTCGTGTAATACTTTAGTAAGTTCTAATAGTAGTTTTTTGCCAGCCACCTCATTCAAAACGATTCCAGAGTTTAAATTTTTAGCAGAAACAGGGCTTAAACTTTCAGGTAAGGTACTTGATAAAAATAACAAGCCTACACTGGCAAATATTATTTTTTACTTCGGTCAAAATCAATATCCACTAACAACACAAACTGATGCCGAAGGACATTTTTCTGTTTCGGGTATTCAGTTAAGCGATACTACTGATATTAGCTATCAAGCCACCGATTTGAAAGGTAAACTCCTTGAGAAAGTACTCTTTGACGTAGAGGATTTCCCTACTATCAAGCCCTCAAATATAAAGCTCAATTTCATAGTAAAAGACTTACCCTCAGCGGTTTTAATTGAAAATAATATTGATATTCCCAAAGATGCAATTGCATTAGAGGAAGTGAGTGTAACCACCAAACGTACTGAAAAACAGTTTGTAAGTAAACCACTCTACGGAAACCCCGACTTCACTGTATTTTCAAAGGAAATAAGTCCCGCATTATCTGGCATGAATCCCGTTTTGGCACTACAGGGTAAAGTACCGGGCTTACAAGTAGTACTAGCAGCCGATGGCATAATTAGAGTACGCATGCGTGCTGGACAAAACTCTATTGAAGGTGATTCTGCTCCGCTCTACTTAATTGATGGTTTTCCAGTAGAAAATGTTAATTCATTAATGAATGTTAGTATGGATAACATTGACCGCATCGAGGTATTAAAAACCGCCCGTGCCATGTTTGGTTCTAGGGGTGCCAACGGTGTTATTGCGATTTATACTAAATCATCAGTTGTAAAGCCTTCCGAGAGAAATAATAATGGTTTAAAATCAAGTACCAAAATGCTGAGCATTGTAGGATATAAATCTTATAAACCATTTTTTAGTCCAAATTATAGTTCAGCACAAGCTAAAGAATCTAACAAATTTGATATTCGAACGACCATTTTTTGGCTTCCGAATCTTACGAGCAACACCTTCTCTTTTTATGCGGCCGATAATGCTGGGGTTTACAGAATTTTAGCAAAAAATGGCGAAGAAATTGCCGAAACCTATGTAGAAATCAGATAA
- a CDS encoding ribonucleoside-diphosphate reductase subunit alpha: MFVIKRDGRRESVKFDKITARIERLCYGLEPAFVQPVEVAMKVVAGIYDGVSTSELDSLAAETAASMTTKHPDYAILAARIAISNLHKNTLKSFSGTMKMLYQYIDPKTGQNASLIAKDTWKVIQKHAALLDSAIIYDRDFGYDYFGYKTLEKSYLLKVNGKIVERPQHMLMRVAVGIHGEDIDRVLETYELLSERWFTHATPTLFNAGTPKPQLSSCFLLTIKEDSITGIYDTLGQTAKISQSAGGIGLAIHNVRATGSYIKGTNGTSNGIVPMLRVFNDTARYVDQGGGKRKGSFAIYIEPWHADIFEFLDLRKNHGKEELRARDLFYALWISDLFMKRVEANDTWSLFCPNEAPGLSDCYGEEFEKLYEKYELEGKARKTIKAQDLWFAIMESQIETGTPYMLYKDAANKKSNQKNLGTIKSSNLCTEIIEYTAPDEVAVCNLASIALPKYIVKDEKTGFMKFDHEKLYEVTKVITKNLNKVIDVNYYPVIEAERSNLRHRPIGLGVQGLADTFITLRMPFESDEARRLNKEIFETIYFAAMESSMEMAMADGPYSTWEGSPISQGIFQFDMWGVSPDSGRWNWEELREKVKTHGVRNSLLVAPMPTASTSQILGNNECFEPYTSNIYTRRVLSGEFVVVNKHLLKDLVKIGLWNDTMKNKLIAANGSVQGIAEIPQNLKDLYRTAWEIKQKTIIDMAADRGAFICQSQSLNIFMENANFGKLTSMHFYAWKAGLKTGMYYLRTKAASDAVKFTVDRQAIAEVVPATSAVSEKPLDYVKYAEEQTAKATAAATFSSEAEYQYAAMQCSLDDPEGCEMCGS, from the coding sequence ATGTTTGTAATTAAAAGAGACGGACGCCGCGAGTCGGTAAAGTTCGACAAAATCACTGCTCGTATTGAGCGACTTTGTTATGGCTTAGAGCCAGCATTTGTCCAACCCGTTGAGGTTGCCATGAAAGTAGTAGCAGGTATCTACGATGGTGTTTCTACATCAGAGTTAGATAGTTTAGCTGCTGAAACGGCTGCTTCGATGACAACCAAGCACCCTGATTACGCTATTTTAGCGGCAAGGATTGCTATTTCTAACCTCCATAAGAACACTCTTAAGTCATTTTCGGGTACAATGAAAATGTTGTATCAATACATCGACCCGAAAACTGGCCAAAATGCCTCTTTAATCGCCAAAGACACATGGAAAGTAATTCAGAAACATGCCGCTTTGCTTGATTCTGCAATTATCTATGACCGAGATTTTGGTTATGATTATTTTGGTTATAAAACCCTTGAAAAATCTTATCTATTAAAAGTAAACGGAAAAATTGTTGAGCGTCCACAGCACATGCTTATGCGTGTAGCAGTAGGTATTCATGGCGAAGACATTGACCGTGTACTGGAAACTTATGAATTATTGTCGGAGCGTTGGTTTACACACGCAACCCCAACATTGTTCAATGCTGGTACGCCGAAACCACAACTTTCATCATGTTTCTTATTGACGATTAAAGAAGATAGTATCACTGGTATTTACGATACACTTGGGCAAACAGCAAAAATTTCACAGTCAGCTGGTGGAATTGGCTTAGCCATCCATAATGTACGTGCTACTGGTTCATACATTAAAGGTACTAATGGCACTTCAAATGGTATCGTGCCGATGCTACGTGTGTTCAACGATACTGCTCGCTACGTTGACCAAGGTGGTGGTAAAAGAAAAGGTTCTTTTGCTATCTACATTGAGCCTTGGCATGCCGATATCTTTGAATTCTTAGATTTGAGAAAAAACCACGGTAAAGAAGAACTTCGTGCCAGAGATTTATTCTATGCACTTTGGATTTCTGATTTATTCATGAAACGCGTAGAAGCTAATGACACTTGGTCGTTATTCTGCCCGAATGAAGCTCCAGGTTTATCTGACTGCTACGGAGAAGAGTTTGAGAAGCTTTACGAAAAATATGAATTAGAGGGGAAAGCTCGCAAAACTATTAAAGCACAAGATTTATGGTTTGCTATTATGGAGTCTCAAATTGAGACAGGCACACCATACATGCTCTATAAAGATGCAGCCAATAAGAAATCAAATCAGAAGAACTTAGGGACTATCAAATCTTCGAATCTTTGTACGGAGATTATTGAATATACGGCTCCTGATGAGGTTGCGGTTTGTAATTTAGCTTCGATTGCTCTACCCAAATACATTGTTAAGGATGAGAAAACTGGTTTCATGAAGTTTGATCACGAAAAACTTTATGAAGTAACGAAGGTGATTACTAAAAACCTTAATAAAGTAATTGATGTAAACTATTACCCAGTAATAGAGGCTGAGCGTAGTAACCTGCGTCACCGCCCGATTGGTTTGGGGGTTCAAGGTTTGGCCGATACTTTTATTACCTTGAGAATGCCGTTTGAGTCTGATGAAGCTCGTAGATTAAATAAAGAAATCTTCGAAACAATCTACTTTGCGGCCATGGAATCTTCAATGGAAATGGCTATGGCCGATGGCCCTTATTCAACATGGGAAGGCTCGCCAATTTCGCAAGGTATTTTCCAATTTGACATGTGGGGCGTATCTCCAGATTCTGGTCGCTGGAATTGGGAAGAATTACGTGAAAAAGTAAAAACACATGGCGTAAGAAACTCTTTATTAGTTGCTCCAATGCCGACGGCCTCAACGAGCCAAATTTTGGGTAACAACGAGTGTTTTGAGCCATATACATCAAATATTTACACACGTCGTGTACTTTCTGGTGAGTTTGTAGTTGTAAACAAACATTTACTGAAAGATTTAGTGAAAATTGGTTTGTGGAACGATACCATGAAAAACAAACTAATTGCCGCTAATGGTTCAGTACAAGGAATTGCAGAGATTCCACAAAACCTGAAAGATTTGTACCGCACAGCGTGGGAAATCAAACAAAAAACCATTATTGATATGGCAGCCGACCGTGGAGCATTCATTTGCCAAAGTCAGTCGCTTAATATCTTTATGGAAAATGCCAATTTCGGAAAACTTACTTCGATGCATTTCTACGCATGGAAAGCGGGCTTGAAAACAGGTATGTATTACCTACGTACGAAAGCAGCTTCTGATGCAGTGAAATTTACAGTTGACCGCCAAGCAATTGCTGAGGTTGTACCTGCAACATCGGCGGTATCAGAAAAACCTTTAGACTATGTAAAATATGCTGAAGAACAAACTGCTAAAGCAACTGCAGCAGCAACTTTTTCAAGTGAAGCAGAATATCAGTACGCAGCAATGCAATGCTCGCTTGATGACCCAGAAGGTTGCGAAATGTGTGGCTCATAA
- a CDS encoding thiamine diphosphokinase yields the protein MSSHHIVREKQEPALIIANGESCSVELLGQLLEWSPFVVVLDNAIHRVISLGIKVDVLLGDFDRDINLQEIEQSQYPIEIVYTPDQDKTDLEKAFDFLINRGFPAANVVWATGRRADHAITNMTNIVRYKSKLSIVMIDDFSVIYPLLPFPASFEKWYAKGTQISLIPIGSATGIITENLVYNIDNEELILGYRSGNSNEVAADGIVRVSYKSGDLLLMECHD from the coding sequence ATGTCGTCTCATCATATCGTACGTGAAAAACAGGAACCGGCTCTTATTATTGCCAATGGCGAAAGTTGTAGTGTAGAATTACTTGGGCAGCTATTAGAATGGAGTCCATTTGTAGTTGTGCTTGATAATGCCATTCACCGTGTCATTTCTCTTGGAATCAAAGTCGATGTGCTTTTAGGCGATTTTGATAGAGATATAAATTTACAAGAAATTGAACAAAGCCAATACCCGATTGAGATTGTTTACACGCCAGACCAAGATAAAACAGACCTTGAAAAAGCTTTCGATTTTTTAATTAATAGAGGTTTTCCTGCGGCAAATGTGGTTTGGGCAACGGGTCGAAGAGCTGACCATGCCATTACGAACATGACTAATATCGTTCGTTACAAAAGTAAACTTTCGATTGTTATGATAGATGATTTCTCAGTTATCTACCCTTTGCTGCCCTTTCCTGCAAGCTTTGAAAAGTGGTATGCGAAAGGTACACAAATCTCACTTATTCCTATTGGTTCTGCTACTGGAATTATAACCGAAAATCTTGTTTATAATATTGATAATGAGGAACTTATATTGGGTTATCGTTCGGGAAATAGTAATGAAGTTGCGGCTGATGGAATTGTTAGAGTTTCGTACAAATCAGGAGACCTCTTACTAATGGAGTGCCATGACTAA